The Planctomycetota bacterium genomic sequence ACAGATGGCGCCGCCATTGTCCCGGCCGAACTTGGCGCTGATGTCGTGCCCCGAAGGTCGTCCTTTGGGCTTGTAGAACTTCTCGGGGTCTTCAATCAGCTTTTTCATTCGATCGCTATATGGCGTCAAGACGTTGCGCACATCGGCCTTTGGATTCTCGGACTTTGAAAGCCACCAGACAGTGTTGACCGAATCTTTTGCCCGAATCTTGCGCTTATTAACCCACTCAATCGGCGAAGGCAACTTCGCAGGGTTGTGCCAAAAGAACTCTTCGGCCAGATGAAAGCCGTGGCCATCGCACAGTCGCAAGAGGACGCGGAAGTTGTAGAGCGATCGAACGGGCTTGCCGCGCTGATATGCGCCGCCCAGGTCAATCACGAATGAGCCTGATTCTTTCAGCACGCGATGTACTTGTGGGCCAAACGAGACGAGCCAATCCACGTAATCGATTTGATTAAGGTTGCCGTACGACTTTTGCCGCAGCAACGCGAATGGCGGTGAGGTCATCACCAGATCGACGGACGCATCCGGCAAGGACGAAAGGTACTCTTCCGATCGCCCGACAATCATCTGGCCAAGATTGGTTCGATAGAGTTCAACCCATGACAGAGACACGCGACGAATTCTCCGGCGCTTGACCAGTGCTGCCTGCTTCATATCTGCCACCACCTTACCAGAGAAGTCTATCGCGGTATGTAGACCATCAGACACGTAACTCACAGTCTGTAGAGCTATGAATTACCCCCATTTAGACTGATTGTCAATCCGATCGGGCCGCAGTTGGTGGTAAATCAGCGTGAGCAGCCTCCATACACGATTCGGCGACAATTTGCGCAAGGTGCGAAAGAGCAGAGGCCTTTCGCAAGAGGGCTTGGCTGATAAAGCCGCGCTCCACCGCACTTACATTAGCAGCGTCGAACGCGGCGAGCGCAACGTCACCCTTGAGACGATCGAGAAGCTTGCCAAGGCATTGGGCGTGCCGATGACAAGACTCATTCCTGACTGAACGAGGGCTACGGCTTGTCTCCTCGACGGCGCATTCCCGCGTTTAAGCAGCACGCCGATAAGGCCCAACTCGACAAGATTTTTCCGCATTTGCGTCTGCTGCAGGTGCTCGCCAACAAGCATGGCATACGAGATATCTTCCAAGACAACGGGGGCAAATATCTTCAGTTGGCGCTAGTAACGGGCTTGACGCTATTGCAATCACGCGAAGGCAACGACGCGGTTGATGAGACGGGGCGAGAATATGAACTGAAAACGCTCAATGCAGACGTTGTTTCCAGCTTCACGACTCACCACCATCTCAACCCCGTCATTCTCGCCAAATATCGGCAGGTCGACTGGATCTTTGCGGTCTATCGTGGCATTGAATTGGAGGCGGTGTATTACATGCCGGTTTGAAAGCTCGAATCGCTGTTCGCTGCTTGGGAAATAAAATGGAATCGTGATCGCAAGGACATTAACAACCCCAAGATTCCGTTGAAGTTTGTGCTAGAACAAGGAAAGAAGATCTATCCTGCGCAAGAATAGCGATTTCGCAAATCTGGTTGAAGGTATGCTGCGACCCTGTTGTGCGTGCTACCCGCCAAGGTGCATCGATAGTTGAGTCCCCGGCTTTGGGCGGGTATTCTGCCGGTTTCGGCCGCTGGTCTGCCGGCGGTCGAAACCTTGTCAACCGGTCACTCGTTTCAGTCAGCGTTACACACGTCAGTCATCACGCGCCGCGCACGCCGCGCTGGCGGTTCGCGTTCATTGAGCCACGGAGATTTGGTCCATGGGATTGTTCGACGGCAAAAAGGGTTTGATTCTCGGCGTCGCTAACGATCGCTCGCTCGCTTGGGCCATCGCCGAATTCGTCATGCAGCAAGGAGCCGTCTGCGGCTTCTCGCACTTGCCCGACCGGCCAGACGACGAGAAGAAAAAGAATCGTCTCCGGGTTTCAAAGTGTACCGACAAGTACCCGCAGAACGCCAAGATTCTCGGGCCGATGGACGTGCAGCGCGACGACGACATCAAGGCGATCATGACCGCCGCCGCCGCCGAGTACGGCAAGATCGACTTTTTGGTCCACGCCATCGCTTATGCCAAGCTCGACGATCTGAAGGTCGACACCGTGCAAACTAGCCGCGATGGTTTCAACCTGGCCATGGAGATCAGCGCCTACAGCCTGATTGCCGTCGCGAACGCCGCGCGCGTGGCGGGGATCCTCAAGGAAGATCCTTACGACCGCGCTAGCAAGTCGGGTGGCAAGAACGGCACCTCGATCCTCACGCTGACTTACTTTGGTGGCGAGAAGGCGGTGCCGGGCTACAACGTAATGGGCGTTTGCAAAGCCGCGCTCGATTCGATCGTCAAGTACCTGGCCTACGATCTGGGCCCGCAAGGCGTGCGCGTCAACGCGGTCAGCGCCGGCCCAGTCCGCACGTTGGCCGGCAGCGCGGCCGGCGTGGACGATATGCAGAAGCTGTACGAGCTGATGGCGCCGATCGGCCGCAACATCGACCACGAAGAAGTCGGCAAGACCGGCGGGTTCCTGTTGTCGGACCTGTCGGCCGGCATCACCGGCGAGATTCTGCACCTCGACGGCGGCTACAACATCATGGGTTCGCCCGGCCGGCTGCTCGACGCGGCCAAGCCCGGGGCTCCGGCTTAGGTTTATTCACCACGGAGGCACAGAGGAATCGCAGAGGGGAAGTTGAACCGCAAAGACGCAAAGGGCGCGAAGAAGACAAAAGAGATTTTGAATCGCAGAGGACGCTGCGCGTCGCGGAGAAAAGAAGTCAAAATCCCACTCCGCGTTCCCTGCGCTCTCTGCGATTAAGTCTGCTGCTTTTCCTTTGCGATCTTTGCGTCTTTGCGGTTCAAAATTCTTCGCCATTTCCGACGTCGTGTCCGTCGTGCCGTCGTGGTCGAATTCATTGCATTCTATTTCTCCGCAATGCGCTTCGCCGTCGCTACATCCGCGGCGAGTTGCGCCTTTAGCTCTTCCACATTCTTGAACGAGCGGACGTCGCGCAGGCGTGCCAGGAAGTCGACCTCGAGTGGTTGCCCGTACAGCGGATCGCTCCAGCCGATCAGGTGGACCTCGACCTTCAACGCCTTTTCGCCGAACGTCGGGTTCGGGCCAATGTTGATCGCCGCTGGCCACGGCTCGCGATTCACGTAACCGATGCCGGCATACACGCCCGGCCCGGGCAGCAGCGTATCGATCGCCTCGAGGTTGGCCGTGCCAAAGCCGAGCTTCGTGCCGCGCCCCGCGCCGTGGGTGACCATGCCGCGGATGCGATAGGGATGGGTCAGCATCTGCCGGGCTTCGTCCAACTGGCCCGCGGCGATCAAGCTGCGAACGACCGAACTGGACACCATTCGCCCATCGAGCACCAGCGGCGGCACCACTTCCAGGATCATGCCTCGCTCGCTGGTCCATTGCGCCAACAAGTCGACCGTGCCGCGGCGATCGTGCCCGAAGTAGAAGTTCGGCCCCTCGACCAGCGCCTTGGCCCCCAGACGGCGACAGATCACGTCGTCGAAGAATTGCCGAGCTTCGAGCGCCAACAGCGCCTCGTCGGTCGGGTAGGCGATCATCGCGTCGACGCCCAGCTCGACCAGCAGTTCGGCCTTGCGATCGGTCCAGGTGAGCGGCGGCGGCGCATGTTCGGGGCGTAACAGCCGAACCGGATGCGGATCGAACGTAAACACCACGGCCGGGCCGCCGGCGCGATGGGCGTGGGCCACCAGCCGCTCGATCAGCGCCGCGTGGCCGCGGTGAACGCCGTCGAAGTTGCCAATGCTGACAGCGCCGCCGCGTAGCCGATCGGGCAGGACGTCAAAAGCGCGAATCAGTTCCACGGTGTTTTCGTTCGCCCGGGCTGCGCCGGGCCAAGGTTCGCGGCCGCAAAAAGTCGTTACGCTGACGCCGGTTTTAGCATACCACCGGCTGGCGCGGAACTAACGACACGGGGCCGAGTTTTGTGCTATTCTAGGAGGGCCTCAAGCGCGCCAAACATTCTGGCCTGGCAACGAATGAAAGCCGACGGTTTCGGCCGACGGTTTGCCGAGCGAGGGACGTGGCCGCGGCGCGCGTACTTGCCACCCTAGGTTGCGCTGGTCGATGGAAGACAAGCAGATATTCCTCTCGCCCGAGCTGAGCCATCGCCTGGCCGCGATCGATATTGGCACCAACAGCATCCGGCTGGTCATTGCCGAGGCGCTGCGTGGCGGCACCTACCGGATTCTGGACGAAGAAAAGACCACCAGCCGGCTGGGTCGTCAACTGGCCGAGACCAATCGCCTGGACCCGCAAGCGGTCGAACAATCGATCGAAGCCCTGCGGCGAATGAAGCAGATCGTGGCGGGCTTTCAGGTCGGCGACTTCCGCTGCATTGCCACTTGTGCGGTGCGCGAGGCGATTGACGGGCCCGAGTTTGTCGGCCGGGCCAAGAATGAACTCGACCTGGACATCGAAGTCATCAGCGGCGAGAAGGAAGCTCGGCTCGCGTTCCTGAGCGTGGCCCGCAGCTTCCCGCTGGAAGGCAAGCCCATCGCGGTGGCCGACATTGGGGGCGGCAGCACCGAGTTGATCCTGGCGTCGGGCTCGGCGATTGAAAGCTTGTGTACCACGCCACTGGGCGCGGTGCGGATGGCCGAGCGCTATGGCGCGGCCCAGGCGATGTCGCACGACCAGTTCGAAAAGATGGTCGAAGGGATCGACCGCGAGCTTCGCAAGCACACCAAGAAGGTGCTGCTCGAACCGCACCAACTGATCGGCTCGGGCGGCACATTCACAGCGCTGGCCGACATGGTCATGGCGTCCAAGGGGCAGCTTGGTCTGCCGCTGCGTGGCGCCGAAGTGACTCGGGCCGAGGTGCGGCACCTGCTCGATCGCCTGCGCAAGATTCCAGCCGAGGCGCGGCGCAGCATTCCGGGCCTGAGCCCCGATCGGGCCGACATCATCGTCTCGGGCATCACGATCATCGACCGGATCATGCACCGCTTTGACTTGAATCGCGTGGTGATCCACGACCGGGGCGTGCGCGACGGGCTGCTGCTGACGATGATCGATCAGTCGCTGGGCTCAGCCCCCAACGGCCAGGCCGAGCGCGACGTGGCGATCGAGCAATTCGCCGTCAACTGCGGCGTCGAGATGACCCACGCCCGGCATGTGGCGTTTCTGGCCGGACAGGTTTTCGATCAACTGGCCGAGCGCAAGCTGCTCGACCCGGCCGATCGCCCGCTGTTGATGGCGGCGGTGCGGCTGCAAGATGTCGGTTACTTGATCAATTACGAGAAGCACCACAAGCACAGCTATTATCTGATTCTCAACAGCCGCCTGCCGGGCTTTCAGCCGCAAGAACTCGAACTGGTGGCGAACATCGCCCGCTACCATCGCGGCTCGGAACCCAAGAAGAAGCACGCCAACTACTCGGTCCTGACGTCGCGCGATCAGCAGCGCGTGCGGCGGTTGTCGTCGATTCTGCGCCTGGCCGGTGGCCTGGACCGGGCCAACATGCAGCAAGTGCGCGGCGTGGCCCTCGAGACCGAAGGACGCCACTGGAAGCTGCACGTTGTGGCTGATCGCTTGCCCGAGGTCGATCTCTGGGCCGCGCGACGTCGCGCTGCCCCGCTAGAACGGGCGTTCGACGTGAAGCTGGACATCGAATGGCGCGAGACCGCGGCCGCCAGCGCCGCGTCGTAATCGCGTAGCCTTATTGAGCTGCGCATCTATCGGGTGGCCCAGCCGCTTGCCGGCTGGGTCGCGCAGCGACAAGAAGGACGCGCGACGCCACCGGTTCTTCTCGTTGCTTCGCAACCCGGCCGTCGAGCGGCCGGGCCACCCAGCACTCATCACGCGCGAGCAATGGCCGTGTGCAAGTAACGTACTACATCGCCAGCGGTCAGTGACACTTGTCCGAGCGCCGCGGCCGCCGCGTCGCCAGCCAAGCCGTGCAGGTGAACCGCCAGCCGCGCCGCATCGATCGGTGCCAGATGCTGCCCAACCAGCGCCGCGATCAACCCCGTCAGCACGTCCCCGGCGCCGCCGGTCGCCATGCCCGGATTGCCCGTCGTGTTGTGCGCGCTGCGCGTGCCGTCGGTCACGAGGGTGTGATGCCCCTTGAGGACGATCACCACGCCCCACTGGCCGGCCAACTGCTGTGCCGCCGCCTCGTGTTCGGCGCGTGAGTTCATGGCACTCGACAGTTTGTGCCCAACCGCACCAGCCAGACGTTGAAACTCGCCGGGGTGTGGCGTGAGAATCCGCGGGCCACCGGCGCGATTCAACAACTCGGGCTGCCGCGCCAGGGCATTCAACCCGTCGGCATCGACGACGATCGGCTGCGTCCAAGTGGTGAACAACTCGGCCACCACGCGATCGACGCCCACTGAACGACCTAGCCCGGGCCCCACGGCCACCACGTCGGGCCAGTCGCGAAGCGCTTCCAGTTCGGCGATCGCCGCCTCAGCCAGGCGTCCATCGTTGTCGGCGGTCAGGCCAACCGTCATGTACGCCGGCTCGAACCCGGCCACGACCGGCTGACACTCGCGCGGCGTGGCGACTTGCACCAGCCCCGCTCCGCCGCGCAGCATCGCCATGCCCGCCAGGGCCGGCGCGCCGTACATGCCGCGCGAGCCGCCGACGATCAGCACGCGACCGTAGTCCCCTTTGTGACTGTCGGCGGCGCGCGGGGGCAAGTGGGCCAGCGGCCAGGTGTCGGTCATCACGTCGTGCCCCCTTACATCGGGATGAACAGGCCGGCGATGGCAAAGTAGGTGACGATGCCCGTCGCGTCGACCAGGCTGGCGACTACCGGATTGCTCATCAACGCCGGGTCGAAGCCCAATCGCTTGAGCAGCAGTGGCAACAGCGCCCCGACCAGATTGCCCAGCACCACGACCACCGCCACGCCAATGGCCACGATCTTGGCGATCAACAACACGCCGATCTCCTCCCCCGTCGGGCCGCGAAAGGCGTTCTCGGGCGTCAGCCAGACGCGGGCAAAGCCGACCAGGCTGAGCGCGCAACCGAGCGACAGGCCCATCAGCACTTCATGCCACAAGACCCGGAACCAGGCCGCCGGGGTTAACTCGCCCAGGGCGAGCGCACGGGTAATCAGCGTGGTCGATTGCGAGCCGCAATTGCCGCCGGCCGAGAGGATGAGCTGCATGAACAGCACCAGCGGCGGCACCTTCTTGAAGAAGTCCTCGAAGTAGGTCAGGGCTGAGGTGGTCAGGAAGCCGCCGAGAAACAGAATCGTCAACCAAAAAGCTCTTTTGCTCCACAGCTCGAAGAACGACGACGCCAGGTAGCCTTCTGCCAACGGCGTCATACCACCCAGGCGCTGCACGTCCTCGGTCGCCTCGTCAACGATCACGTCCAGCACGTCGTCGTGCGTGACAATGCCCACGATCCGGTCGTCGGCGTCGATGATCGGCAAGGCGATCAAGTCGTACTCGCCCAGCTTGTGGGCGATCTGCTCGCGGTCCTCGTCGACGCGGCCATAGACCACGTCGCGCTGCATCACATCGGCCACGCGCCGCGCCGGTGGCGCCAAGATCAAGTCCTTGAGCGATACGAACCCGATCAGCCGCCGCTGCTCGTCGATGACGTAGCAGTAGTAGATCGTCTCGCGGTCGGGGGCTTCGTGGCGCAGCTTGTCAATCGCCGCGGCCGCGCTCAGGTCGGGGGACAGCGTCGCATAGTCGCTGGTCATCACCGCGCCGGCGGTCCCCTCGTCCTGGTCGGTGAGCAAGCGAATGTCTTCGCGCTCGGCCCGGGCCAACAGCGGCATGATCTGCTCGACGCGCTCGGGCGGCAGTCGCTCGACCAGGTCGGCCCGCTCGTCGTGCGACATATTCGTGATCAGCTTGGCCAGCGAGCCGCGCTCCATCAGCGCGGCCACGCCATCTTGCAGCGGCGGGTCCAGATACGAAAAGATCGCCGCCTGGGCCCGATCGTCCAGCAAGTTCAGGACGTACAGCGTCTCGTTCGGCTCCAAGTCATCAAGCAACTCGGCCGCTTCGGCCGGGTGATGCGGCGAAAAGAATTCGCGCAACGAGTCCGCGTCGCACTCTTGCACGAGCTCGCGCAAATCGGGAGCCAACAGCGGGTGACGCATCTGCGAAGCTTCGGAACGGGGAACGACGAGAAGAAAACGACGAGCGCGCAATCCCACGGTCGGGCGCGAACCCCTAGGGCCGATCGCGCGCGGCGGCAAGATTACAAGCGGACCAGCCGGGCTTGGCCCGCGCGGTCTATGCCCAGAATACTGTGTTCGGGGACTTCTTGCCATGCACCGATTCCGGTCGCTTCGCTGGCCACGACGGTGACTTCGGGCTCTTGACGCCAGTGCAGGTCGTGGTTCCAGCGGCTGGACGCCAGGACCACGCCGTCGGTGAGCAAGAAATTGAACTTGGTCTTTTCATTGGGCGGGAATTCTCGCGACCAACGATCCAAGTCGCGCAACGTCTCGACCAGCGCATCGACCAGCGGCCCCGCGTCTCCGACGGGCTGCGTCAGGTCGATGCCGAGTCGTTGCAAACGGGCCAGCACGTGGACAAAGATCAACTCGCTGTCAGTTGTGCCACCACGTAGGGCCAGCAACTCGTCCGGCACGATCGCCGCCAGCCGAGGACCGATCACGTCGAAGTTGGTGACCGTCCCGTTGTGCGAGAACAGCCAGGCACCATGGCGGAACGGGTGGCAGTTCGCTTCCGAAACGCTACCGACCGAACTATTCCGCACGTGGGCAATCCACGTCGGCGCGACGAGTTCACGTGCCCGGGCCGCGAACGACTGGTCCAATCGGGCATCGGCCGGGCGGCGAATGACCAGCGGGCCGACACGATCGGCCACGTAATAGCCGAGCCCCCAGCCGTCGCTGTGACAATCGCCATGCCGATCGCAAATACTCTGCACGCGCAGCGCGTTGGGATCGTCGAGCAGCAAACCAGCGGCCGGGTAAGGCCGCCGCGCGATCACGGCCAGATGACGACACATCGTGTGCTAACCGTACA encodes the following:
- a CDS encoding site-specific DNA-methyltransferase, which produces MKQAALVKRRRIRRVSLSWVELYRTNLGQMIVGRSEEYLSSLPDASVDLVMTSPPFALLRQKSYGNLNQIDYVDWLVSFGPQVHRVLKESGSFVIDLGGAYQRGKPVRSLYNFRVLLRLCDGHGFHLAEEFFWHNPAKLPSPIEWVNKRKIRAKDSVNTVWWLSKSENPKADVRNVLTPYSDRMKKLIEDPEKFYKPKGRPSGHDISAKFGRDNGGAICSNLLQYSNTESNSLHIRNCKAFGLEPHPARFPKALPKFFIDFLTDEGDMVVDIFAGSNTTGAAAEDAKRHWIAIDCERDYAIGSAFRFMEGWSTERVAEFVDAAKAGVNGLRVAAMEAQRSLAGF
- a CDS encoding helix-turn-helix transcriptional regulator is translated as MSSLHTRFGDNLRKVRKSRGLSQEGLADKAALHRTYISSVERGERNVTLETIEKLAKALGVPMTRLIPD
- a CDS encoding enoyl-ACP reductase is translated as MGLFDGKKGLILGVANDRSLAWAIAEFVMQQGAVCGFSHLPDRPDDEKKKNRLRVSKCTDKYPQNAKILGPMDVQRDDDIKAIMTAAAAEYGKIDFLVHAIAYAKLDDLKVDTVQTSRDGFNLAMEISAYSLIAVANAARVAGILKEDPYDRASKSGGKNGTSILTLTYFGGEKAVPGYNVMGVCKAALDSIVKYLAYDLGPQGVRVNAVSAGPVRTLAGSAAGVDDMQKLYELMAPIGRNIDHEEVGKTGGFLLSDLSAGITGEILHLDGGYNIMGSPGRLLDAAKPGAPA
- a CDS encoding bifunctional riboflavin kinase/FAD synthetase; amino-acid sequence: MIRAFDVLPDRLRGGAVSIGNFDGVHRGHAALIERLVAHAHRAGGPAVVFTFDPHPVRLLRPEHAPPPLTWTDRKAELLVELGVDAMIAYPTDEALLALEARQFFDDVICRRLGAKALVEGPNFYFGHDRRGTVDLLAQWTSERGMILEVVPPLVLDGRMVSSSVVRSLIAAGQLDEARQMLTHPYRIRGMVTHGAGRGTKLGFGTANLEAIDTLLPGPGVYAGIGYVNREPWPAAINIGPNPTFGEKALKVEVHLIGWSDPLYGQPLEVDFLARLRDVRSFKNVEELKAQLAADVATAKRIAEK
- a CDS encoding Ppx/GppA family phosphatase, translating into MEDKQIFLSPELSHRLAAIDIGTNSIRLVIAEALRGGTYRILDEEKTTSRLGRQLAETNRLDPQAVEQSIEALRRMKQIVAGFQVGDFRCIATCAVREAIDGPEFVGRAKNELDLDIEVISGEKEARLAFLSVARSFPLEGKPIAVADIGGGSTELILASGSAIESLCTTPLGAVRMAERYGAAQAMSHDQFEKMVEGIDRELRKHTKKVLLEPHQLIGSGGTFTALADMVMASKGQLGLPLRGAEVTRAEVRHLLDRLRKIPAEARRSIPGLSPDRADIIVSGITIIDRIMHRFDLNRVVIHDRGVRDGLLLTMIDQSLGSAPNGQAERDVAIEQFAVNCGVEMTHARHVAFLAGQVFDQLAERKLLDPADRPLLMAAVRLQDVGYLINYEKHHKHSYYLILNSRLPGFQPQELELVANIARYHRGSEPKKKHANYSVLTSRDQQRVRRLSSILRLAGGLDRANMQQVRGVALETEGRHWKLHVVADRLPEVDLWAARRRAAPLERAFDVKLDIEWRETAAASAAS
- a CDS encoding NAD(P)H-hydrate dehydratase, translating into MTDTWPLAHLPPRAADSHKGDYGRVLIVGGSRGMYGAPALAGMAMLRGGAGLVQVATPRECQPVVAGFEPAYMTVGLTADNDGRLAEAAIAELEALRDWPDVVAVGPGLGRSVGVDRVVAELFTTWTQPIVVDADGLNALARQPELLNRAGGPRILTPHPGEFQRLAGAVGHKLSSAMNSRAEHEAAAQQLAGQWGVVIVLKGHHTLVTDGTRSAHNTTGNPGMATGGAGDVLTGLIAALVGQHLAPIDAARLAVHLHGLAGDAAAAALGQVSLTAGDVVRYLHTAIARA
- the mgtE gene encoding magnesium transporter, which gives rise to MRHPLLAPDLRELVQECDADSLREFFSPHHPAEAAELLDDLEPNETLYVLNLLDDRAQAAIFSYLDPPLQDGVAALMERGSLAKLITNMSHDERADLVERLPPERVEQIMPLLARAEREDIRLLTDQDEGTAGAVMTSDYATLSPDLSAAAAIDKLRHEAPDRETIYYCYVIDEQRRLIGFVSLKDLILAPPARRVADVMQRDVVYGRVDEDREQIAHKLGEYDLIALPIIDADDRIVGIVTHDDVLDVIVDEATEDVQRLGGMTPLAEGYLASSFFELWSKRAFWLTILFLGGFLTTSALTYFEDFFKKVPPLVLFMQLILSAGGNCGSQSTTLITRALALGELTPAAWFRVLWHEVLMGLSLGCALSLVGFARVWLTPENAFRGPTGEEIGVLLIAKIVAIGVAVVVVLGNLVGALLPLLLKRLGFDPALMSNPVVASLVDATGIVTYFAIAGLFIPM
- a CDS encoding class II glutamine amidotransferase, with product MCRHLAVIARRPYPAAGLLLDDPNALRVQSICDRHGDCHSDGWGLGYYVADRVGPLVIRRPADARLDQSFAARARELVAPTWIAHVRNSSVGSVSEANCHPFRHGAWLFSHNGTVTNFDVIGPRLAAIVPDELLALRGGTTDSELIFVHVLARLQRLGIDLTQPVGDAGPLVDALVETLRDLDRWSREFPPNEKTKFNFLLTDGVVLASSRWNHDLHWRQEPEVTVVASEATGIGAWQEVPEHSILGIDRAGQARLVRL